In a genomic window of Plectropomus leopardus isolate mb unplaced genomic scaffold, YSFRI_Pleo_2.0 unplaced_scaffold13436, whole genome shotgun sequence:
- the LOC121963960 gene encoding opsin-3-like, with product MVILLQHSNNLSIGHSSVSDPTAAGALSRAGHTAAAVVLGFILVLGFLGNFLVLLVFSRFPGLVTPVNLLLINISISDMLVCIFGTPLSFAASVRGRWLTGSYGCRWYGFSNAFFGMVSLVSLSLLSLERYTVVLSSTQSDSSQYRRARLAVAASWFYSLVWTLPPLLGWSRSVLPKH from the exons ATGGTGATCCTCCTGCAGCATAGCAACAACCTCAGCATCGGCCATAGCTCAGTGTCGGACCCCACCGCCGCCGGCGCGCTGAGCCGGGCGGGTCACACCGCGGCGGCCGTTGTCCTCGGGTTCATCCTGGTGCTGGGTTTCCTCGGTAACTTCCTCGTGCTGTTGGTGTTCTCGCGCTTTCCCGGGCTGGTGACCCCAGTGAACCTGCTGCTGATCAACATCAGCATCAGCGACATGCTGGTCTGCATCTTCGGGACTCCCCTCAGCTTCGCGGCCAGTGTGCGCGGCAGGTGGCTGACCGGGTCCTACGGGTGCCGGTGGTACGGTTTCTCCAACGCGTTTTTCG gTATGGTGTCCCTtgtgtccctctctctgctgtcctTAGAGCGATACACTGTGGTGCTCAGCAGTACACAGTCAGACTCCTCTCAGTACCGCAGGGCCAGACTCGCTGTTGCGGCCTCATGGTTCTACTCGCTGGTCTGGACTCTGCCGCCTCTGCTGGGCTGGAGCAGGTCTGTGCTGCCCAAACATTAA